The sequence CTATTGCAGGCCGAGATATCGCCAGAAGAGGTTCAACGCTCTGGATTTGTTATTACAGAAATCCCGCTTCATGTGATTGTATCCAAGCAAAGGCCAAGGGCTCTGGAAATTATTGATGCCTTTAACAAGGGATTAAAAATACTCCGGGAAAATGGCCGTTATGAGGCTCTAAAAGAAGAATTCAATTGGGTGGAGTGAAGCAAAGAAAAAAAGTGAGGCCAAGAACATGTTTATTCCGACCCACTTGTTTATCGCCGCTAACTAACAGTTGTAAGCGCAGGTTGATGCAGACTTAGCACTTCTATCTTTACCGTGCTCTAATTGACGCTCAGCATCTTGCACAGAGATCTTCTGAAAGAACACTTCCATAATAAGATTAAGCCTTTCTTCAGCATTGCCAAACTTATCCATACCACCATACTGAACTGAATCGAAATCAAGCTCTGCCACCTTGTTTCCTTTACTATCAGTCACGTCTAAATTTACGTAGCGCATATAAGTTGCAATGTCCCACCACCAGTTAGCATTGAACTCAAACATAACTTGATTATCAGCTAATTGAGCATCGGGACTTTCGGTGTGCTTAGACACCTTATAACCATTATCGACCATCCAGTTAGTCACAATACCTCTAACATTTTCAGTTTGCTTCGAGTCGTTTGTCATCACGATCTCTTTGTCGAAATTAGGATCCATCTGCTTTAATTCTGTTAAACCATTGCTCGAACAACCCGTAACAGCAAGTATAACTATACCAAATAATACTTTTTTCATATGGCTCTCTCTTTTGTGTGCAGCGGGATTTTACAACACAAAATAGACAGCAGTCTAGTCAAGTGGTAGGCAAATATCCTTCCACACTTATATTATCGAGCTGTAAATGGATGCAATTGATAAATTAATATCATGAAAAGGCAAGATAAAGGGCTCTAAGCTCCACAGTGTTCAAACCCGACTAAAGACAGGCTAAAGCTAGATAGGGTGGGGATTGAAACCCATCTTATGCTAAAATCCCCCTATCAGCTTTATGAATGTGCAACAGATCTCATTTGTTTGACTGAGGGTAGTGAAACCTACCGTGATTAACTAATGAGGATACAAGATATGAGCAAGTTAAATGCCGAAGAGCGCAAAGCCCGAGACAATGAACGTTTTTCACAACGTGTAGATGAGCGCAGGGTAAAAGGCGAAGATG is a genomic window of Shewanella psychrophila containing:
- a CDS encoding Sbal_3080 family lipoprotein translates to MKKVLFGIVILAVTGCSSNGLTELKQMDPNFDKEIVMTNDSKQTENVRGIVTNWMVDNGYKVSKHTESPDAQLADNQVMFEFNANWWWDIATYMRYVNLDVTDSKGNKVAELDFDSVQYGGMDKFGNAEERLNLIMEVFFQKISVQDAERQLEHGKDRSAKSASTCAYNC